A portion of the Lolium rigidum isolate FL_2022 chromosome 1, APGP_CSIRO_Lrig_0.1, whole genome shotgun sequence genome contains these proteins:
- the LOC124657221 gene encoding GDSL esterase/lipase At3g43570-like has protein sequence MASSYRCLLASLAPQFVYLLLLTAPLLPHAHGAAAGAAKRKISAVFVFGDSTVDSGNNNNRITVAKANFPPYGQDFPGGNATGRFSNGKVPGDIIASRLGVNELLQPYIREDLELGDLGTGVVFASGGSGYDPLTSVLTGATSSTGQLELFHDYKERLKALVGEEEMTRVISEGIYFTVYGANDFANNYFSQIPLRRYQYDLPSYIRFLVSSAVNFTMHWSYSHVHKLNEMGANRIGFIGIPPVGCSPSQRELGSTECFTEVAEGCCGSTVLDVAIFIKNRPACPNVHDYIFWDSFHPTEEAYNIVVDKLFQQNLRDLM, from the exons ATGGCATCTTCTTACCGATGCCTCCTCGCTAGCCTTGCGCCCCAGTTCGTCTACCTGCTGCTTCTGACGGCGCCGCTTCTCCCGCACGCCCATGGAGCAGCAGCAGGCGCGGCTAAAAGAAAAATCTCGGCCGTCTTCGTGTTCGGCGACTCCACCGTCGATtccggcaacaacaacaacaggatCACGGTGGCAAAGGCCAACTTCCCGCCCTACGGCCAGGACTTCCCCGGCGGGAATGCAACCGGGAGGTTCTCCAACGGCAAGGTTCCTGGGGACATAATAG CTTCCAGGTTGGGAGTTAACGAACTATTGCAACCGTACATCAGAGAGGATCTTGAGCTAGGTGACCTAGGCACTGGTGTTGTCTTTGCCTCAGGTGGCAGTGGATACGATCCTTTAACTTCGGTACTCACG GGTGCTACATCAAGTACCGGACAGCTGGAGTTATTCCATGACTATAAGGAGAGGCTAAAAGCTTTAGTCGGTGAAGAGGAGATGACACGTGTTATATCTGAAGGCATATACTTCACGGTCTATGGGGCAAATGACTTCGCAAATAATTATTTCTCACAAATTCCTTTGAGGCGCTATCAATATGACCTTCCTTCGTACATAAGATTTCTTGTTTCTTCGGCCGTCAACTTTACAATG CATTGGTCTTACTCTCATGTACATAAATTAAATGAGATGGGTGCAAATAGAATTGGGTTCATTGGCATTCCACCAGTTGGATGTTCTCCTTCACAAAGAGAGCTTGGATCAACAGAAT GTTTCACCGAGGTCGCCGAAGGATGTTGTGGCAGTACAGTGCTAGATGTAGCAATATTCATTAAAAATCGTCCTGCATGTCCAAATGTTCACGATTACATTTTCTGGGACAGCTTCCATCCTACTGAAGAGGCCTACAACATTGTTGTTGATAAACTCTTTCAGCAAAATTTACGGGACCTGATGTGA
- the LOC124683458 gene encoding GDSL esterase/lipase EXL1-like, translating to MASLCRGYLLFVHLLLLPVALLPCAHGAPADTGKIKISAVFVFGDSIVDPGNNNNRLTEAKADFPPYGQDFPGGVATGRFSNGKVPGDMFASGFGIKKLLPPYIGDDLQLSDLLTGVVFASGGSGYDPLTSIPAAATSSTGQLELFLEYKERLRYLVGEEETARVISEGIYFTVMGANDLANNYFLLPLRRHQYDLPSYVNFLVSSAVNFTMKLNEMGARRIGFIGIPPVGCCPSQRILGSRECFKEVAEGCCGSTVLNAAIFIKNHHACPNVNDFIFWDSFHPTEKAYSIVVDKLFQQNMHDLM from the exons ATGGCGTCTCTGTGCCGAGGCTACCTCCtgttcgtccacctcctgctgctGCCCGTGGCGCTTCTTCCGTGCGCCCATGGAGCACCAGCAGACACGGGTAAGATCAAAATCTCGGCCGTCTTCGTGTTCGGCGACTCCATCGTCGACCCCGGCAACAACAATAATCGGCTCACGGAGGCGAAGGCAGACTTCCCGCCCTACGGCCAGGACTTCCCCGGCGGGGTGGCCACCGGGAGATTCTCCAACGGCAAGGTCCCTGGGGACATGTTTG CTTCAGGGTTCGGAATTAAGAAACTACTGCCACCATACATTGGAGACGATCTTCAACTAAGTGACCTACTTACTGGTGTCGTATTTGCCTCAGGAGGCAGTGGATATGATCCTTTAACTTCTATACCCGCG GCTGCTACATCAAGTACCGGACAGCTTGAGTTATTCCTTGAGTATAAGGAGAGGTTAAGATATTTAGTTGGTGAAGAGGAGACGGCACGTGTAATCTCTGAAGGCATATACTTCACAGTCATGGGGGCAAATGACCTTGCAAACAATTACTTTTTACTCCCCTTGAGGCGCCATCAATATGACCTTCCTTCATATGTTAACTTTCTTGTTTCttcggccgtcaacttcactatg AAATTAAATGAGATGGGTGCAAGGAGAATTGGGTTCATTGGCATTCCACCAGTTGGATGTTGTCCttcacaaagaatacttggatcaAGAGAAT GTTTCAAGGAGGTAGCCGAGGGATGCTGTGGCAGCACAGTACTAAATGCAGCAATATTCATTAAAAATCATCATGCATGTCCAAATGTTAACGATTTCATTTTTTGGGACAGCTTCCACCCTACTGAAAAGGCCTACAGCATTGTGGTTGATAAACTCTTTCAGCAAAATATGCATGACCTAATGTGA
- the LOC124683460 gene encoding GDSL esterase/lipase At1g20120-like, whose product MPGQALLCMLLTVLLPFANGAGTGKGKISAVFMFGDSMVDPGNNNHRITEAKANFPPYGQDFPGGKATGRFSNGKVPGDMLASRFGVKELLPPYVGNDLELTDLLTGVAFASGGSGYDPFTSVPATATTSTGQLESFLDYKEKLKELVGEEEMTRVVSEGVYFTVMGGNDLVNNYFTFPLRQHQYDLPSYVEFLVSSAVNFTVKLNEMGAKKIGFVGIPPIGCVPSQRKHGSRECDPLRNQAAELFNSKIAKEIDRLNAERHIQDSRFAYGDIYYNVLDLIKRHGHYGFKEVTEGCCGSTVLNAAIFIQYQPACPNVYDYIFWDSFHPTEKAYNIVVDKIFQQSLQYLI is encoded by the exons ATGCCTGGTCAAGCGCTCCTGTGCATGCTACTCACAGTGCTTCTGCCTTTCGCCAATGGAGCAGGCACGGGCAAAGGTAAGATCTCGGCCGTCTTCATGTTCGGCGACTCCATGGTTGATCCCGGCAACAACAACCACCGCATCACTGAGGCCAAGGCCAACTTCCCGCCGTATGGCCAGGACTTCCCCGGCGGGAAGGCCACCGGGAGGTTCTCCAACGGCAAGGTCCCTGGAGACATGCTAG CTTCTAGGTTTGGAGTTAAGGAGCTGTTGCCTCCGTATGTTGGAAATGATCTTGAACTAACTGACCTACTCACTGGTGTCGCATTTGCCTCTGGAGGCAGTGGATATGACCCCTTCACTTCGGTGCCTGCG ACTGCTACAACCAGTACCGGGCAACTTGAATCGTTTCTTGATTATAAGGAGAAACTCAAGGAGTTGGTCGGAGAGGAGGAGATGACACGTGTCGTCTCAGAAGGGGTTTACTTTACTGTCATGGGGGGCAATGACCTTGTAAATAATTATTTTACATTTCCTTTGAGGCAGCATCAATATGACCTTCCTTCCTACGTTGAATTTCTCGTCTCATCGGCGGTTAATTTTACTGTG AAATTAAATGAGATGGGTGCAAAGAAGATTGGATTCGTTGGCATTCCACCAATTGGATGTGTTCCTTCACAAAGAAAACATGGATCAAGAGAATGTGATCCATTGCGGAATCAAGCAGCAGAACTATTCAATTCTAAAATAGCAAAGGAAATTGATCGACTTAATGCAGAAAGGCATATTCAAGACTCAAGGTTTGCTTATGGAGATATATACTACAATGTGCTTGATCTCATTAAACGACATGGCCATTATG GTTTCAAGGAGGTAACTGAAGGATGTTGTGGCAGCACAGTGCTAAATGCAGCAATATTCATCCAATACCAACCCGCATGTCCAAATGTCTACGATTATATTTTCTGGGACAGCTTTCATCCTACGGAAAAGGCCTACAACATTGTGGTTGATAAGATCTTCCAGCAAAGTCTGCAGTACCTAATTTGA
- the LOC124683461 gene encoding GDSL esterase/lipase EXL1-like, whose product MASSYRGLHIILALLFVNLLLLLRHAHGAAAGAAKSKVSAVFVFGDSIVDPGNNNDRITAAKADFPPYGQDFPGGNATGRFSNGKVPGDIIASRLGVKELLPPYIGEDLELGDLRTGVVFASGGSGYDPLTSILATATSSTGQLELFHDYKERLKALVGEEETTRVISEGIYFTVNGANDFANNYFSIIPLRRHQYDLPSYVRFIVSSAVNFTMKLNEMGAKKIGFLGIPPIGCCPSQKDLGSRECFNEAAEGCCGSTILNAAIFIENHPACPNVQDYIFWDSFHPTEKAYNIVVDKLFQQNLQDLL is encoded by the exons ATGGCGTCTTCCTACCGAGGCCTCCACATTATCCTCGCGCTCCTCTTCGTCAACCTGCTGCTGCTTCTCCGACACGCCCATGGTGCAGCAGCAGGCGCGGCTAAAAGTAAAGTCTCGGCCGTCTTCGTGTTCGGCGACTCCATTGTCGATCCCGGCAACAACAACGACCGGATCACGGCGGCAAAGGCCGACTTCCCGCCCTACGGCCAGGACTTCCCCGGCGGGAATGCAACCGGGAGATTCTCCAATGGCAAGGTACCTGGGGACATAATAG CTTCCAGGTTGGGAGTGAAGGAACTATTGCCACCTTACATCGGAGAGGATCTTGAGCTAGGTGACCTACGCACTGGTGTTGTCTTTGCCTCAGGCGGCAGTGGATATGATCCTTTAACTTCAATACTCGCG ACTGCTACATCGAGTACCGGACAGCTTGAGTTATTCCATGACTACAAGGAGAGGTTAAAAGCTTTAGTCGGTGAAGAGGAGACAACACGTGTTATCTCTGAAGGCATATACTTCACCGTCAATGGGGCAAATGATTTCGCAAATAATTATTTCTCAATAATTCCCTTGAGGCGCCATCAATATGACCTTCCTTCTTATGTACGATTTATTGTTTCTTCGGCCGTCAACTTTACAATG AAATTAAATGAGATGGGTGCAAAGAAAATTGGGTTCCTTGGCATTCCACCAATTGGATGTTGCCCTTCACAAaaagatcttggatcaagagaaT GTTTCAACGAGGCCGCTGAGGGTTGTTGTGGCAGTACAATACTAAATGCAGCAATATTCATTGAAAATCATCCTGCATGTCCAAATGTTCAAGATTATATTTTCTGGGATAGCTTCCATCCTACCGAAAAGGCCTACAATATTGTAGTTGATAAACTATTTCAGCAAAATTTGCAGGACCTGCTGTGA
- the LOC124683462 gene encoding GDSL esterase/lipase At1g20120-like, giving the protein MINESRESIVQSTTMGSLRRGLLASLALLFVNLLPMALLLPGAHGAPAAGTGKSKISAVFVFGDSIVDPGNNNNRLTEARADFPPYGEDFPGGVATGRFSNGKVPGDMLASRLGIKELLPPYIGSDLQLSDLLTGVVFASGGSGYDPLTSIPATAISSTGQLELFLDYKEKLKALVGEEEMARVISEGIYFTVMGANDLANNYFTIPLRRHQYDLPSYVEFLVSSAVNFTMKLNEMGATRIGFIGIPPIGCCPSQRELGSRECEPMRNQAAQLFNSEITKEINRLNAEQSVPGSKFAYIDIYYNLLDLIQQPGLYGFKEVTEGCCGSTVLNAAIFIKNHPACPNVYDYIFWDSFHPTEKAYSIVVDKLIQQNMQYLM; this is encoded by the exons ATGATAAATGAAAGCAGAGAATCAATAGTGCAGAGCACAACAATGGGGTCCCTTCGGCGAGGCCTCCTCGCTAGCCTTGCCCTCCTCTTCGTCAACCTGCTGCCGATGGCGCTGCTTCTGCCGGGCGCCCATGGAGCACCAGCAGCAGGCACGGGCAAAAGCAAAATCTCGGCCGTCTTCGTGTTCGGCGACTCCATCGTCGAccccggcaacaacaacaaccggctcACGGAGGCGAGGGCTGACTTCCCACCCTATGGGGAGGACTTCCCCGGCGGCGTGGCCACCGGGAGGTTCTCCAACGGCAAGGTCCCCGGCGACATGTTGG CTTCCAGGCTGGGAATTAAGGAATTATTGCCACCCTACATCGGATCTGATCTTCAATTAAGTGACCTACTCACAGGTGTCGTCTTTGCCTCGGGAGGCAGTGGATATGATCCTTTAACATCGATACCCGCG ACTGCTATATCAAGCACTGGACAACTTGAATTGTTCCTTGACTATAAGGAGAAGCTAAAAGCTTTAGTCGGCGAAGAGGAGATGGCGCGTGTTATCTCTGAAGGCATATACTTTACAGTCATGGGGGCAAATGACCTCGCAAATAATTATTTTACAATTCCTTTGAGGCGTCACCAATATGACCTTCCTTCATACGTGGAATTTCTAGTTTCTTCGGCCGTCAACTTTACTATG AAATTAAATGAGATGGGTGCAACGAGAATTGGGTTCATTGGCATTCCACCAATTGGATGTTGTCCTTCACAAAGAGAACTTGGGTCAAGGGAATGTGAGCCAATGAGGAATCAAGCGGCACAACTATTCAATTCTGAAATCACAAAAGAAATAAATCGGCTAAATGCAGAACAAAGTGTTCCAGGCTCAAAGTTTGCTTATATTGATATATACTACAATTTGCTTGATCTCATTCAGCAACCTGGTCTTTATG GTTTCAAGGAGGTAACCGAGGGATGCTGTGGAAGCACAGTGCTAAATGCAGCAATATTCATTAAAAATCACCCTGCATGTCCAAATGTTTATGACTACATTTTCTGGGATAGCTTTCATCCTACCGAAAAAGCCTATAGCATCGTGGTTGATAAACTCATTCAGCAAAATATGCAGTACCTAATGTAA